A portion of the Myxococcales bacterium genome contains these proteins:
- a CDS encoding aldo/keto reductase has translation MRKRPLGKTGLFASELSLGTWGLGGDAYGPVERADAEAIVDRALEMGVSLFDTADAYGAGRVERLLGQKLAKRDDVVIVTRGGTDRTTDPARKRFDRRFLEGAVERSRKRLDRDRLDIYLLHHPSVDALQAGEAIDTLRELVTRGRIAHFGVSASDAEVGRSALDQGVALLSLPYNLLLATELHRLSGDLMVTGAGVLAHSVLAYGALAGSWAKDREFPDGDHRRDRWTRSELARRVEQVEGMQFLVQGDVTTMRGAAVRFALANHQISTVLLGPRSVTQLEQLVRETGGGPVYLPDEALRSLPQRLRKLGVDL, from the coding sequence TTGCGTAAGCGCCCGCTTGGTAAGACAGGACTTTTCGCCTCGGAATTGAGCCTCGGCACCTGGGGCCTCGGGGGCGACGCCTACGGTCCCGTTGAACGGGCAGACGCCGAGGCCATTGTCGACCGCGCCCTCGAGATGGGGGTTTCGTTGTTCGATACGGCCGATGCCTACGGCGCCGGGCGCGTGGAGCGCCTGCTCGGACAGAAGCTCGCCAAGCGGGACGACGTGGTCATCGTGACGCGAGGCGGGACCGATCGAACCACAGACCCGGCGCGCAAGCGTTTCGACCGGCGGTTTCTGGAGGGCGCCGTGGAGCGCTCACGCAAGCGCTTGGATCGCGATCGCCTCGACATCTACCTTCTACATCACCCGAGCGTTGACGCGCTGCAGGCGGGCGAGGCGATCGACACGCTCCGCGAACTGGTGACGCGGGGTCGCATCGCCCACTTTGGCGTCTCCGCGTCCGACGCCGAAGTTGGGCGGAGCGCGCTCGACCAAGGCGTCGCGCTCTTGTCGCTCCCGTACAATCTCCTTTTGGCGACCGAGCTCCATCGCCTCAGCGGCGACCTCATGGTGACCGGCGCCGGCGTCCTGGCCCACTCGGTGCTCGCCTATGGCGCCCTCGCGGGAAGCTGGGCGAAGGACCGCGAGTTTCCTGACGGCGACCATCGGCGGGACCGCTGGACGCGCTCCGAGCTGGCCCGCCGTGTCGAACAGGTCGAGGGCATGCAGTTCTTGGTACAAGGCGACGTGACCACCATGCGCGGGGCCGCCGTGCGCTTCGCGCTGGCGAACCATCAGATCTCAACGGTGCTGCTCGGTCCGCGCAGCGTGACGCAGCTCGAACAGTTGGTGCGCGAGACCGGCGGCGGCCCCGTCTACCTGCCCGACGAAGCGCTCCGGAGCCTGCCGCAACGCCTGCGGAAGCTGGGAGTCGACCTTTGA
- a CDS encoding FAD-binding oxidoreductase, whose amino-acid sequence MPEEADVVVIGAGIMGLAIAYNLARLGAENVLVVDRSYLCGGASGRNGGGIRAQWSSETNVRLMQESIRMCRDFASTMKINVWFRQGGYLFITRTKERSAGLEASVKLQNECGLPTRMLTPAEARKVVPELDVNGIEAASYNPDDGVVFPWPFVWGFAKGAEKLGVRVSTFTEVLGFETKGSAIEAVVVGPVGKPGGRRSGAPSVRVRTRKVVNAAGAWSPAIGAMLGVSLPNVPHRHEICSTEPLKPWLKPLVADLTDGLYFSQSTRGEIVGGVGQSRVPHGHNQESSHAFLGRYASALTRTCPVLGPVKVLRQWAGLYDLTPDQNPIVGPVDEVEHFYQASGFMGHGFMMAPIMGKVLAEAIMTPKPSELLERWSLSRFRTGKLLSEAMIIG is encoded by the coding sequence GTGCCCGAAGAAGCCGACGTCGTGGTCATCGGCGCGGGCATCATGGGCCTCGCCATCGCGTACAACTTGGCGCGGCTCGGCGCCGAGAACGTGCTCGTGGTGGACCGCTCGTACCTCTGCGGCGGCGCGAGCGGCCGCAACGGCGGCGGGATCCGCGCCCAGTGGTCGAGCGAGACAAACGTTCGGCTGATGCAAGAGAGCATCCGGATGTGCCGCGACTTTGCGAGCACCATGAAGATCAACGTCTGGTTCCGGCAGGGCGGCTACCTCTTCATCACACGCACAAAGGAGCGGAGCGCGGGCCTCGAAGCGAGCGTGAAGCTGCAAAACGAGTGCGGCCTCCCGACGCGCATGCTGACGCCGGCAGAAGCGCGGAAGGTCGTTCCCGAGCTCGACGTGAACGGGATTGAAGCCGCCAGCTACAACCCCGACGACGGCGTGGTGTTCCCGTGGCCCTTTGTCTGGGGCTTTGCAAAGGGCGCGGAGAAGCTCGGCGTCCGCGTCTCGACCTTCACTGAGGTCTTGGGCTTTGAGACCAAAGGCAGCGCCATCGAGGCGGTGGTCGTCGGCCCCGTGGGCAAGCCGGGCGGGCGACGGAGCGGGGCCCCCTCGGTCCGGGTCCGTACTCGCAAGGTTGTCAACGCCGCAGGCGCTTGGTCGCCGGCCATCGGCGCCATGCTCGGCGTGTCACTACCAAACGTGCCGCATCGTCACGAGATTTGCTCCACCGAGCCGCTCAAGCCTTGGCTCAAGCCCCTCGTCGCGGACCTGACCGATGGGCTCTACTTCAGCCAATCGACGCGCGGCGAGATCGTCGGTGGCGTGGGTCAAAGTCGCGTTCCGCACGGGCACAACCAGGAGAGCTCGCACGCCTTCTTGGGCCGCTACGCCAGCGCGCTGACGCGCACTTGCCCGGTCCTTGGGCCCGTGAAGGTCCTCCGGCAGTGGGCCGGCCTCTACGATCTAACACCGGACCAAAACCCCATCGTTGGCCCTGTGGATGAGGTGGAGCACTTTTACCAGGCCTCCGGTTTCATGGGTCACGGCTTCATGATGGCGCCGATCATGGGCAAAGTGCTCGCGGAGGCCATCATGACCCCGAAACCGTCGGAGCTCCTCGAACGCTGGAGTCTCAGCCGTTTCCGCACCGGCAAGCTCTTGTCGGAGGCGATGATCATCGGGTAG
- a CDS encoding sigma 54-interacting transcriptional regulator: MILVAVIRGQKNGQTVEPTGSALHIGRAEGNDLLLSDEIVSADHARIFRDGERWLVSDLRSTNGTFLLRAGLKSAVEPEQKVELENGDVLELGSGADSVALAITLPEVADATRVVVLRKIEEIDAGVDKFSAQLRALYDAQTKVGAASDLSEVVVSVADAVFQLVPRATHVTVVLRDEDSDEARAPSAFVPVMTRVRGASQPSGPIPISRSVFRKVVTERAAVLAADAPLEVAETESLLGAQIRSTLGVPLWKGEEILGVLQVDNRESKGMLTNADLELLGVLAHNASLAVANARLVQRLRAAEERARRENQFLKGREETRRTGGRGGQQEIIGTSGAMRTLLEQLTKVVDTRVTVLIEGETGTGKELISAAVHYRSKRRDKLFVSQNCAAMPETLLESELFGHKKGSFTGAHEDKKGLFELADGGTLFLDEVTEMPVSLQSKLLRALQEGEIRPIGATQEKKVDVRIVAATNRTMEKEVAEGRFREDLYYRLKVFPLRVPPLRERREDIPVLAAHFLKRFTAELGKPVAGFSQQAQELLQSYDWPGNVRELQNEVQRLVIQVHASAFITPELLSPRVRQVEGMLDKVRPTKGTLKEMMDQVERFLLVESLRDHKGNKTASAKTLGITREGLHKKLRQFGM; this comes from the coding sequence ATGATCCTTGTCGCCGTGATCCGTGGGCAGAAGAACGGGCAAACCGTCGAGCCCACCGGCTCAGCCCTCCACATTGGTCGAGCCGAGGGCAACGATCTCTTGCTCTCCGACGAGATTGTGAGCGCCGATCATGCGCGCATCTTCCGCGATGGCGAGCGCTGGCTCGTCTCCGACTTGCGCTCCACGAACGGCACCTTCCTTCTCCGCGCTGGACTCAAGAGCGCCGTGGAGCCGGAACAAAAAGTGGAGCTCGAAAACGGCGACGTGCTCGAGCTCGGCAGCGGCGCCGACTCGGTCGCGTTGGCTATCACGTTGCCCGAGGTGGCCGACGCCACGCGCGTCGTTGTGCTGCGGAAGATCGAGGAGATCGACGCAGGCGTCGACAAGTTCAGCGCGCAGCTCCGCGCGCTCTACGACGCGCAGACGAAAGTCGGGGCCGCCTCCGACCTCTCCGAGGTCGTCGTCTCGGTCGCCGACGCCGTGTTTCAGCTCGTCCCCCGCGCCACGCACGTCACTGTGGTGTTGCGCGATGAAGACAGCGACGAGGCGCGGGCGCCGAGCGCCTTCGTGCCCGTCATGACGCGGGTCCGTGGCGCATCGCAGCCGTCGGGCCCGATCCCCATTTCTCGAAGCGTCTTCCGCAAGGTCGTGACCGAGCGCGCCGCGGTCTTGGCCGCCGACGCTCCCCTCGAAGTCGCGGAGACGGAGTCGCTGCTCGGCGCGCAGATTCGCTCGACCTTGGGCGTGCCCCTTTGGAAGGGCGAAGAGATCCTCGGCGTGCTGCAGGTGGACAACCGCGAGAGCAAGGGGATGCTCACCAACGCGGACCTCGAGCTGCTCGGCGTCTTGGCGCACAACGCTTCTTTGGCCGTGGCCAACGCCCGCCTCGTGCAACGCCTGAGGGCCGCCGAGGAGAGGGCGCGTCGCGAAAACCAGTTCCTAAAGGGGCGCGAGGAAACGCGACGGACCGGCGGTCGCGGGGGCCAGCAAGAGATCATCGGCACGAGCGGCGCCATGCGCACGCTCCTGGAGCAGTTGACCAAGGTGGTCGACACGCGCGTGACGGTCCTCATCGAAGGCGAGACGGGCACCGGCAAAGAGCTGATCTCCGCCGCGGTGCACTACCGATCGAAGCGCCGAGACAAGCTCTTTGTGTCGCAGAACTGCGCCGCGATGCCCGAGACGCTCCTCGAGAGCGAGCTGTTCGGTCACAAGAAGGGCTCGTTCACGGGCGCCCACGAGGACAAGAAGGGACTCTTCGAGCTCGCTGATGGTGGCACGCTCTTCCTCGACGAGGTGACGGAGATGCCCGTCTCGCTCCAGTCGAAGCTGCTGCGCGCGCTACAAGAGGGCGAGATTCGCCCCATCGGCGCGACGCAGGAGAAGAAGGTCGACGTCCGCATCGTGGCGGCCACGAATCGCACGATGGAGAAGGAGGTCGCCGAAGGCCGCTTCCGCGAGGACCTCTACTACCGCCTCAAGGTGTTCCCCCTTCGCGTTCCCCCGCTCCGCGAGCGGCGCGAAGACATCCCGGTGTTGGCGGCTCACTTCTTGAAGCGCTTCACGGCCGAGTTGGGCAAGCCGGTCGCGGGCTTCTCGCAGCAGGCGCAGGAGCTCCTGCAGAGCTACGACTGGCCTGGCAACGTCCGCGAGCTGCAGAACGAGGTCCAGCGGCTCGTCATTCAGGTCCACGCCAGCGCGTTCATCACGCCCGAGCTCCTGTCGCCGCGTGTGCGCCAGGTCGAAGGGATGCTCGACAAGGTGCGCCCAACGAAGGGGACCTTGAAGGAGATGATGGATCAGGTGGAGCGGTTCCTCTTGGTGGAGTCCCTAAGGGATCACAAGGGCAACAAGACGGCGTCCGCCAAGACGCTAGGCATCACCCGCGAAGGGCTCCACAAGAAGCTGCGCCAGTTTGGTATGTGA
- the folK gene encoding 2-amino-4-hydroxy-6-hydroxymethyldihydropteridine diphosphokinase, producing the protein MARVVIGLGSNVGDRFATLEAAVRDLALSVDVLAVSHVFETAPVGGPPQGPFLNAATLVCWNEDLHVLLDLLLGIEAKLGRVRRERWGPRTLDLDMLWTDAPPVNSARLVVPHPRLLERAFASEPLLELLPLALDGRRGAPAAPAVARLSRTLALPPLSWEEQVVRLDVSVTDRISLSPADVAPLEVRLGRGLPEPFRSFYARYAGATLFGGLLQIWEAPTLASRQSQFRDGWFGPEQLFFAAAGPDAQFESQHLAPAPDFFFFESAAASVGTLRLSPTACGPVRVPFGKWLERAARSRGHQLAPQGDGFVGGASDVQPPPPARP; encoded by the coding sequence GTGGCTCGCGTCGTCATCGGTCTGGGGTCAAACGTTGGTGATCGCTTCGCGACGCTCGAGGCGGCCGTGCGGGACCTCGCTCTTTCGGTCGACGTGCTCGCCGTCAGCCACGTCTTCGAAACCGCACCGGTCGGTGGGCCCCCTCAGGGCCCGTTCCTGAACGCCGCGACGCTCGTCTGTTGGAACGAAGATCTACACGTCCTCCTTGACCTTCTTCTTGGCATCGAAGCGAAGCTCGGTCGCGTTCGCCGCGAGCGTTGGGGACCGCGCACCCTCGATCTCGACATGCTCTGGACCGATGCGCCGCCCGTGAACAGTGCGCGGCTCGTTGTGCCGCACCCTCGACTCCTCGAGCGAGCCTTCGCGTCGGAGCCTCTGCTCGAGCTCCTGCCGCTGGCGCTCGACGGTCGCCGTGGCGCTCCGGCGGCCCCTGCCGTCGCACGGCTATCGCGCACCCTCGCGCTTCCGCCGCTGAGCTGGGAGGAGCAAGTCGTCCGCCTCGACGTGAGCGTGACCGATCGGATTTCGCTTTCGCCGGCCGACGTCGCCCCGCTCGAGGTGAGGCTCGGTCGCGGGCTGCCGGAGCCGTTTCGAAGCTTTTACGCGCGGTACGCAGGAGCCACGCTTTTTGGCGGCCTGCTCCAGATCTGGGAGGCGCCAACGCTCGCCTCGCGGCAATCGCAGTTTCGAGACGGTTGGTTCGGACCCGAACAGCTGTTCTTCGCGGCCGCTGGACCCGACGCACAGTTCGAGTCGCAACATCTGGCGCCGGCACCCGACTTCTTCTTCTTCGAGAGCGCGGCCGCGTCTGTGGGAACGTTGCGGCTGTCGCCGACGGCGTGTGGGCCCGTTCGCGTGCCCTTTGGAAAGTGGCTGGAGCGCGCAGCCCGCTCCCGCGGCCATCAGCTCGCGCCGCAGGGCGACGGATTCGTCGGAGGCGCTAGCGACGTTCAGCCTCCACCGCCTGCACGTCCTTGA